ctTAGTTCAAAATAGCCTACGTACTTTTTTCATTCtaatattttttccctttttctcTTCCTTCGCATGGTTAACCAATTGAGACATGGAAACTTCAAAGCTATTCATTAATACTCTATCAAACAAAATTCTATAACTTGGCCAGTTTTTGATTCCCTCACcctggcaaaaaataaaattgataatttgcactttttttttactccttatTTTCCCCcttaatattttattcattctcTTTTTCCTTTGCTCCCTCGCTCCACTTCCAATTATAATGGTGTAAAATTTATTGCATTACAGGTTCACTATGAATTCCATTCAGaataaaaaccagtgtttcACTCCAGCTCTCCAATCACGAAGATCATTAAACGAATTGACACCATACAAAGATCGTTATCTACCATCTTTGGAAAATTCTCCAGCCCGAGCACCTACGCTAAAAAAATCTACAATAGGTCAATACAAGCCAGACACGAACAGTAAATGGTACCAACAGCCAAAAATCCCTGTGCAATTGAACTCGTCTACATTAATACGTAGAAAAACGAATACAAATTCTAGTTTGGATAACGTGGTACGAAAGGAATCAAATAATCAACTGGCCTTGAACGCTTTAACGTTCTTGAAACGCGAACAACGTGCTAGCGATTTGGTAAACGAAAAGTACGAGATTGTGCCTAAAGGTATGTTACCCTTTGATAAAAGTTCGTATATTAAAGGGGTTCTTTCTAAAATCGTCTCGAGTGGCGACAATGCTTCGTTACAAGGAGAAAAATCGGGCCAGCGTCCGTCAGCTAATCCATCTGGGGATGGTGTTGATCAAAGTGGAATTTATCATCGTGTCTCGGCGTTAAGtataaatgatttgaaatctGGCTGCaatgtgaaatatttcgaaGAGGTTTCATTTCAGGCTAAAACCTCTTCTTCGTCTTTGAAAAAACACGACATCGAAACCGAAGTTGTAAAGAAATTGGAGAATGTACGAGCAACGATGACACAATGTACTCGAGAGTGGACGATGAAGCCGGCCGAATCCGAATTCATGTCTAAATTTACCGCATCGCGTCAAATTACGAGTAATCAAAATGATACCAGCGATTATATCGACGATAATAATAACGACGATGATGGTAAAGAAGTTAAATCAAAAAACGAAGTAgtgattaagaaaaaaaataaaaagaataaaaaacctGTTGTGGTTACTTGTTTAAAAAATAGCACCGTTAAATATgtaaaaaggaaataaaattaattcataacgagaaattttaaataggtataatttaGATCAATTTCATCTAGGTATAAGTTTTAATTACCAGTAAGGTTTATTCTCTAAGAGTATAAATCGATAGATGATacacatttttgtatttttgattccaaatttttcaataatgtaattaaaaatttcaattagtttttaggtaggtaggtaggtaggtaggtacctttaatACATTTTGCTTGTTGAATAATCATAGTGTTCGTTTCTTTTTCGCCAAGTTCCAGATTCATATCGTAAGGTTTCCCATTTCTTTTAAAACGATTATACAGTCATTTTCGTACCTCAAGTTGGTAGGTATACCTGAAAGTATACCTAAgaaaattttatggtttttgacTCTATTCGGAATAATTCTTCTCGTCGCCATATCCACGTCAGTCTTTTAGTCACGAGCAGATGCCTTTAGAATTCACCAAATTAAATTCTTTGTTTCGTACCAACAAATAAACTCGAAGTTCAGTTCCAAAAACGTAGAATTCGTAATTAAAATTTgcctttcaatttttattcttccCGTATCCGATTGCGATTCGCGATAAAAATTTCAGTCGACTGTATGACGTTTGAATTGTGAATtcgaattaattaataaatttataaatgcTTCGATTGAAAACAAAGAACTGCCGCAAATCTTCTCCAAAAAGggaaaaacttttcaagtacTGAAACCTGCGGATACCACGTACCTACTTAGTTTTGAgatttgtatgaaaaaattaccatttttataGAAACTATTCAAATCAAACTTTTCTCGTCAGTAGATATAGGCTATGTAAAAAGGTACACACAGGATAGTATGATACctgtatatgtatttttcatttaatttaacAACA
The sequence above is a segment of the Planococcus citri chromosome 3, ihPlaCitr1.1, whole genome shotgun sequence genome. Coding sequences within it:
- the LOC135840461 gene encoding uncharacterized protein LOC135840461, which gives rise to MNSIQNKNQCFTPALQSRRSLNELTPYKDRYLPSLENSPARAPTLKKSTIGQYKPDTNSKWYQQPKIPVQLNSSTLIRRKTNTNSSLDNVVRKESNNQLALNALTFLKREQRASDLVNEKYEIVPKGMLPFDKSSYIKGVLSKIVSSGDNASLQGEKSGQRPSANPSGDGVDQSGIYHRVSALSINDLKSGCNVKYFEEVSFQAKTSSSSLKKHDIETEVVKKLENVRATMTQCTREWTMKPAESEFMSKFTASRQITSNQNDTSDYIDDNNNDDDGKEVKSKNEVVIKKKNKKNKKPVVVTCLKNSTVKYVKRK